In a single window of the Gossypium hirsutum isolate 1008001.06 chromosome A13, Gossypium_hirsutum_v2.1, whole genome shotgun sequence genome:
- the LOC121212627 gene encoding L-ascorbate oxidase homolog, with protein MARLTLVSVLFLWAGSMLMVQGGDPTLFFEWNVTYGTIAPLGVPVKGILINGQFPGPNINSTTNNNIVVNVFNNLDEPFLVTWNGVQHRKNSWQDGVLGTNCPIPPGKNYTYKFQVKDQIGSYIYYPVTAMHKAVGGFGGLRVNSRLLIPVPYADPADDYTLLVGDFFNKGHTSLKKILDSGRNLGRCDGVHLNGKVAKGDRKDEPLFTMEAGKTYKYRICNTGIKTSLNVRFQGHTMKLVEMEGSHTMQNDYDSLDVHVGQCFSVLVTANQEPRDYYVVASTRFTRREVTATGIIRYKNGKGAASSELPPPPVGWAWSLNQFRTFRWNLTSNAARPNPQGSYKYGSINITRTIKLANTAQKVDGKLRYALNGVSYVEPTTPLKLAEYYGVADKVFKYDTIPDEPQSDNTKVTLAPIVLNMTHRNFVEIIFENHESAIQSYHLSGYSFFAVGMDVGKWSPEKRMNYNLLDAVSRHTIQVFPNSWSAILLTFDNCGMWNLRSEIWDRHYLGQQLYASVISPNRSLKDEYNLPEGVLTCGIVQGMPRPPPFSS; from the exons ATGGCTCGATTAACATTAGTATCGGTGCTATTTCTCTGGGCAGGATCAATGCTTATGGTCCAGGGCGGAGATCCCACCCTTTTTTTCGAATGGAACGTCACCTATGGCACCATTGCTCCCTTGGGAGTGCCAGTAAAGGGTATTCTTATTAACGGGCAATTCCCGGGACCAAATATTAACTCTACCACCAACAACAATATTGTGGTCAATGTGTTCAATAACCTTGATGAGCCATTCCTTGTAACATG GAACGGCGTGCAGCATAGGAAGAACTCTTGGCAAGATGGTGTTCTGGGAACCAACTGTCCTATCCCCCCTGGGAAGAATTACACCTATAAATTCCAGGTGAAGGATCAGATTGGCAGCTACATCTACTATCCGGTGACGGCTATGCATAAGGCGGTTGGTGGTTTCGGTGGCCTCCGTGTTAATAGCCGTCTACTCATCCCTGTTCCCTACGCTGATCCGGCTGATGACTATACTCTCTTAGTGGGAGACTTTTTCAACAAGGGACACACCAGCCTCAAGAAGATTCTTGATAGTGGTCGCAACCTTGGGAGATGTGACGGTGTTCACCTTAATGGGAAAGTTGCAAAAGGTGATAGGAAGGATGAACCTCTGTTTACGATGGAGGCAGGCAAAACGTACAAGTACAGGATTTGCAATACGGGTATCAAGACATCTCTGAACGTCAGGTTCCAAGGCCACACCATGAAATTGGTTGAGATGGAGGGTTCCCACACAATGCAGAATGACTATGACTCCCTTGATGTGCATGTTGGACAGTGCTTCAGTGTGCTTGTTACTGCCAACCAGGAACCAAGGGATTACTATGTGGTGGCCTCTACCCGTTTTACCAGACGTGAGGTTACAGCAACTGGCATCATCCGTTACAAGAATGGTAAGGGAGCTGCCTCATCCGAGTTGCCACCACCACCTGTTGGTTGGGCTTGGTCACTCAATCAATTCCGTACCTTCCGTTGGAACTTGACTTCTAACGCTGCTAGGCCTAACCCTCAGGGCTCCTACAAATATGGTTCCATTAACATTACCCGCACCATCAAGCTTGCCAACACTGCACAAAAAGTAGATGGCAAGCTCCGATATGCTCTTAATGGAGTCTCCTATGTCGAACCAACCACTCCACTAAAACTTGCAGAATACTACGGCGTAGCCGACAAGGTTTTCAAGTATGATACCATTCCCGATGAGCCACAAAGTGACAACACTAAGGTAACTTTGGCACCTATTGTGCTGAACATGACACACAGAAACTTTGTGGAAATAATCTTCGAGAATCACGAGAGCGCCATTCAGTCTTACCACTTGTCTGGCTACTCATTCTTTGCTGTGGG CATGGACGTTGGGAAATGGAGCCCCGAGAAGAGGATGAACTACAATCTTCTTGACGCCGTGAGCAGACACACCATACAGGTATTCCCCAACTCCTGGTCAGCAATCCTATTGACATTCGACAACTGCGGGATGTGGAACCTGAGGTCGGAGATATGGGACAGGCATTACCTTGGGCAACAGCTTTATGCTAGTGTTATTTCCCCTAACCGATCCCTCAAGGATGAGTACAACTTGCCGGAAGGTGTATTGACTTGCGGCATCGTGCAAGGCATGCCAAGGCCTCCACCTTTCAGCAGTTAA
- the LOC121212628 gene encoding L-ascorbate oxidase homolog → MAPLTIIAVFFLWVGSLLMVQGGDPTISFEWKVTYGTISPLGVPVKGILINGQFPGPNINSTTNNNVIVNVFNNLDEPFLLTWSGVQHRKNPWQDGVLGTNCPIPPGTNYTYKFQVKDQIGSYMYYPVTGMHKAVGGFGGLRINSRLLIPVPYADPADDYTIIAGDFFNKGHTTLKKILESGRNLGRCDGVHINGKVAKGDGSDEPLFTMEAGKTYKYRICNAGLKTSLNVRFQGHNMKLVEMEGSHTVQNDYESLDVHVGQCFSVLVTADQEPKDYFVVASTRFTKQEVTATGVIRYTNGKGAPSPKLPPPPVGWAWSLNQFRTFRWNLTASAARPNPQGSYKYGSVNITRTIKLANTAQKVDGKLRYAINGASYVEPTTPLKLAEYYGVADKVFKYDTIPDDPPAEITKITMEPVVLNLTHRNFMEIIFENRETAIQSYHLCGYAFFAVAVETGQWSPEKRKNYNLLDAVSRHTIQVFPKSWAAILLSFDNCGMWNIRSEIWDRRYLGQQLYVSVLSPNKSLRDEYNMPEGALVCGVVENMPRPPPAYT, encoded by the exons ATGGCTCCATTGACAATAATAGCGGTGTTTTTCCTCTGGGTAGGATCACTGCTTATGGTTCAAGGTGGAGATCCCACCATTAGTTTCGAGTGGAAGGTCACTTATGGCACTATATCTCCTTTAGGTGTTCCCGTTAAAGGTATTCTTATTAACGGGCAATTCCCTGGGCCAAATATTAACTCTACCACCAACAACAATGTTATAGTCAATGTGTTCAACAACCTTGATGAGCCATTCCTTTTGACATG GAGTGGCGTACAGCATAGGAAGAATCCTTGGCAAGATGGTGTGCTTGGAACCAACTGTCCTATCCCCCCCGGGACGAATTACACCTATAAATTCCAGGTGAAGGACCAAATTGGCAGCTACATGTATTATCCAGTGACGGGTATGCATAAGGCGGTTGGCGGTTTCGGTGGCCTTCGTATTAACAGTCGTTTACTCATTCCTGTCCCCTATGCTGATCCAGCTGATGACTATACTATCATAGCAGGAGATTTTTTCAACAAGGGACACACCACCCTCAAGAAAATTCTTGAGAGCGGTCGTAACCTTGGTAGATGTGATGGTGTCCACATTAATGGAAAAGTTGCTAAAGGTGATGGTAGCGATGAACCTCTCTTCACCATGGAAGCAGGCAAAACCTACAAGTATAGGATTTGCAATGCGGGTCTCAAGACATCTCTGAACGTCAGGTTCCAAGGCCACAACATGAAATTGGTTGAGATGGAGGGTTCCCACACAGTGCAAAATGACTATGAATCCCTTGATGTTCATGTTGGACAGTGCTTCAGTGTGCTTGTTACAGCCGACCAAGAACCAAAGGATTACTTTGTTGTGGCCTCTACCCGTTTTACCAAACAAGAGGTTACAGCAACTGGTGTCATCCGTTACACCAATGGCAAGGGCGCACCCTCACCTAAGTTGCCACCACCACCAGTTGGTTGGGCTTGGTCACTCAATCAATTCCGTACCTTCCGTTGGAACTTGACTGCCAGCGCTGCTAGGCCTAACCCTCAGGGCTCCTACAAATATGGTTCCGTTAACATTACCCGTACCATCAAGCTGGCCAACACTGCTCAAAAAGTAGATGGCAAGCTTCGATATGCTATTAATGGAGCCTCCTATGTCGAACCAACCACTCCACTAAAACTTGCAGAATACTACGGCGTAGCTGACAAGGTTTTCAAGTACGATACCATTCCTGATGACCCACCAGCTGAGATCACTAAAATAACCATGGAACCTGTTGTCCTCAACCTGACACACAGAAACTTTATGGAAATCATCTTCGAGAATCGCGAAACAGCCATCCAGTCTTATCACTTGTGTGGCTATGCCTTCTTTGCTGTGGC TGTCGAGACTGGGCAATGGAGCCCTGAGAAGAGGAAGAACTACAATCTTCTTGATGCCGTGAGCAGACACACCATACAGGTTTTCCCCAAGTCCTGGGCAGCTATCCTATTGTCATTCGACAACTGTGGAATGTGGAACATCAGGTCAGAGATATGGGACAGGCGTTACCTTGGGCAACAGCTTTATGTTAGTGTTCTTTCCCCTAACAAATCACTCAGGGACGAATACAACATGCCTGAGGGTGCACTAGTTTGCGGTGTTGTGGAAAACATGCCAAGGCCACCACCAGCTTACACCTAA
- the LOC121212629 gene encoding L-ascorbate oxidase homolog: MARLLLISMLFLWAGSILMVQGGDPTLFFEWNVTYGTIAPLGVPVKGILINGQFPGPNINSTTNNNIVIHVFNNLDEPFLVTWNGIQHRKNSWQDGVLGTNCPIPPGKNYTYKFQVKDQIGSYIYYPVTAMHKAVGGFGGLRVNSRLLIPVPYADPADDYTLLVGDFFNKGHTSLKKILDSGRNLGRCDGVHLNGKVAKGDGKDEPLFTMEAGKTYKYRICNTGIKTSLNVRFQGHTMKLVEMEGSHTMQNDYDSLDVHVGQCFSVLVTSNQEPRDYYVVASTRFTRREVTATGIIGYKNGKGAASSELPPPPVGWAWSLNQFRTFRWNLTSNAARPNPQGSYKYGSINITRTIRLANTAQRVDGKLRYALNGVSYVEPTTPLKLAEYYGVAEKVFKYDTIPDEPPSDNTKVTLAPIVLNMTHRNFVEIIFENHETAIQSYHLSGYSFFAVGMDVGKWSPEKRMNYNLLDAVSRQTIQVFPNSWSAILLTFDNCGMWNLRSEIWDRHYLGQQLYASVISPNRSLKDEYNLPEGVLTCGIVQGMPRPPPFSS; this comes from the exons ATGGCTCGATTGCTGTTAATATCGATGCTATTTCTCTGGGCAGGATCAATCCTTATGGTTCAGGGTGGAGATCCTACCCTTTTTTTCGAATGGAACGTCACCTATGGCACCATTGCTCCTTTGGGAGTGCCAGTAAAGGGTATTCTTATTAACGGACAATTCCCAGGACCAAATATTAACTCTACCACCAACAACAATATTGTGATCCATGTGTTCAATAACCTTGATGAGCCATTCCTTGTAACATG GAACGGCATTCAGCATAGGAAGAACTCTTGGCAAGATGGTGTTCTGGGAACCAACTGTCCTATCCCCCCTGGGAAGAATTACACATATAAATTCCAGGTGAAGGATCAGATTGGCAGCTACATCTACTATCCGGTGACGGCTATGCATAAGGCGGTTGGTGGTTTCGGTGGCCTCCGTGTTAACAGCCGTCTACTCATCCCTGTTCCCTACGCTGATCCGGCTGATGACTATACTCTCTTAGTGGGAGACTTTTTCAACAAGGGACACACCAGCCTCAAGAAGATTCTTGATAGTGGTCGCAACCTTGGGAGATGCGACGGTGTCCACCTTAATGGAAAAGTTGCGAAAGGTGATGGGAAGGATGAACCTCTGTTTACGATGGAGGCAGGCAAAACGTACAAGTACAGGATTTGCAATACGGGTATCAAGACATCTCTGAACGTCAGGTTCCAAGGCCACACCATGAAATTGGTTGAGATGGAGGGTTCCCACACAATGCAGAATGACTATGACTCCCTTGATGTGCATGTTGGACAGTGCTTCAGTGTGCTTGTTACTTCCAATCAGGAACCAAGGGATTACTATGTGGTGGCCTCTACCCGTTTTACCAGACGTGAGGTTACAGCAACTGGCATCATCGGTTACAAGAATGGCAAGGGAGCTGCCTCATCCGAGTTGCCACCACCACCTGTTGGTTGGGCTTGGTCACTCAATCAATTCCGTACCTTCCGTTGGAACTTGACTTCTAACGCTGCTAGGCCTAACCCTCAGGGCTCCTACAAATATGGTTCCATTAACATTACCCGTACCATCAGGCTTGCCAACACTGCACAAAGAGTAGATGGCAAGCTCCGATATGCTCTTAATGGAGTCTCCTATGTCGAACCAACCACTCCACTAAAACTTGCAGAATACTATGGCGTAGCCGAAAAGGTTTTCAAGTATGATACCATTCCCGATGAGCCTCCAAGTGACAACACTAAGGTAACTTTGGCACCTATTGTCCTCAACATGACACACAGAAACTTTGTGGAAATCATCTTCGAGAATCACGAGACCGCCATTCAATCCTACCACTTGTCTGGCTACTCATTCTTTGCTGTGGG CATGGACGTTGGGAAATGGAGCCCCGAGAAGAGGATGAACTACAATCTTCTTGACGCCGTGAGCAGACAGACCATACAGGTATTCCCCAACTCCTGGTCAGCAATCCTATTGACATTCGACAACTGCGGGATGTGGAACCTGAGGTCGGAGATATGGGACAGGCATTACCTTGGGCAACAGCTTTATGCTAGTGTTATTTCCCCTAACCGATCCCTCAAGGATGAGTACAACTTACCGGAAGGTGTATTGACTTGCGGCATCGTGCAAGGCATGCCAAGGCCTCCACCTTTCAGCAGTTAA